Below is a genomic region from Periplaneta americana isolate PAMFEO1 chromosome 7, P.americana_PAMFEO1_priV1, whole genome shotgun sequence.
ggactctaaatcTGTAAcaagctctcctgtaaaattttgtttgtgtAACTTAGACTACATCATTCTCACTCCTTCAaatgaaaaatcagttatccataTTTAATCTTCTACCTTGTCCTTCTCCCTCTTCTCATCAGCTAGTTGTTTTCTCTTCTGGGATTTCAATGCAGCTTTCTGTATTGCTTCAGCTGTCATCACTTTTTCTTTGTAACCTATcaacaaaaacaattaattatagTAAATACTAAGGAAGTTAACGGATGTTTCAGTCAGTTTTCTGAGTACATCTGAACTTGGTTATAGTGACCGCAGTTAGTGTGACAACTCAGCTAGAGCAACGGTTTTTATCTGTattaaaaacatataatttattttataacacaCTTTTAATAAACAACTCGTTTATAGTGACATTTAgcaacaatataaattcttttaaaattcaCGTGCTAACTATATTAAACAGTAACTGTTGTTGCGAGGAATTCACACGAGCCAGTAATGATATTTAGCGACTAAAACTGTCACTTTCTCTTACAGtgacaaaataattttatgggCCAAGAAGTGAAATTCTAAGAAACGAGAATGGAGTGCGAGAAAGATCAAACTTTCTATTCTGTCGTGCCAACAATCCTTTAAAAGCAATAGCAAGTCAAGTTGTGCACCGCAATGTACTCCAGACATTCAGTTCAGACTGTAACTTCAGACATTCAGTTTGcatacaaatatttcataaaaGACAATGGAGCAAGATGCaatgaaaaaaacagttttaAGTGTGGAAGATAAAGTGAATGTTTTAAGGCATACATCAactcttaggataaaaatccacattttttccttaatgtttttcaaactttggtgacatgattcttgggagtaaactaagtaatttatataattcaaacttgaaaatcaaatttgggggcccaaagaattttttttattaggtcTAATAAAACTTAGGGTAAAACTTCTTTTGCTAAAATGATCCCCTATACACGGACAatgttacatattaaaattatttatttatcttggaccattcaaaagatatgccacattatacagagtgagtcagaacTTTCTCCGCATTAGTGGAATAAGCGAGAGCGCGCTAGATCCGCAGAATGGAGTGGTACCACTGGCTATGCTAGTGGAACAAACGAGAGCGCGCTACGTACGGAGAatgaatataaaatcattatgaAGCGACAAATCATAAATATGGCAATAATACTGAAATTCCAAAACACTTACCTACTCTACAGAAGAAGTTGAAAATGTCGTCCATTTTCTTGGAGACATAGGTCTACCCATttcaccttattttcaaaaaccttGTTCAAAGTTTCCTTCGTCACTGAATTGAAAAAGTTTGTTATTACATATATTAATTCATCGATCGTGATAGGATTGGACTGGTACACTTTAGCTTTAGCTgctccccaaaagaaataatcagGAGGCGTTATTTCAGGAGATCTCAGCAGCCACAATTCTTGTGAAATTATTATTCCCTCGAAAACCTCTTCTCACAATTGCAGAGATCAGTTAGATGTATGAGCTGTGACACTATCTTGTTGAAAGAAACagctatttaattaaatttcatttaattgtcCAGTAAAAGGAAACAATATGTCTGAGCAATAAATTTCAGAGTTTACTTtgtctttaaaaaaattgtcCTTTAGGCCTAATGCGTGCTCGTGATATGGCACACCATACCCCAAATTTCTGGGAGTGCAATGATGTTTCGTGTATTGCATAATGGTTTTCGCAGGACCAGATCCGTGTATTCTGGGAATTTACGTAACCTAAAAGATGAAACCAAGCTtcgtttgtaaagaattttctgtcTAACACGTCAACAACATGATGACAAATAAATCTTTgaaatcaaacaaaataatttagtcTTTTCTCATTATCTGTGGGTTTTACTTCATGCATGACCGATACCTTGTACGCCTGTAATCCTAGTTCATTCTTTAATGTTCTACACGCACTGGAATAAGATATGTCAGTTTGCTGTGCCAATTTTCTAACCGATTTGTTAAGGCTTTTTATCATTCGATTAGAAAACTATAACAGTTTTCCTGCCGTTAAAACTGTGGGGTTTCCCACACAATGGGGCCTATCTGGCGAAATTTATTTACCAGATCGCGCACTGTATCCCGATGAGATAAATTAGAGCTTGGGAAACGTTCTCTAAATTTCTGTTTCACTTTTTTAGTGTATTTGTCACCTTCTCGAAACACATATTCCACTAAAAAAAAGCTCATTCttcaaatgaaaacattttaCGGAATGAATGCACTTGCTGGCTGCAGGGTTTGTATATAACCTTGGCGAGGACGCGCCGGTATTGTTTGCGTGGCTATCCCCTAAGGCAAGGGAGAAATACCAACCTACACCAGGATTTAAGTGTGTCTGCCACTGCGGAGAAAGTTCTGACTCTCTCTGTATAAacacttcagaaaaaaatatatgtagcctatatttatttatttttggggaaaaataattataatcgattgaaaataataattagtaattattaatctttacgtagttgaaaataagtttaatttacaacatagccacatgtttaagctttaatttagtatctcaatgaagtcttttgtcCAATTGGAAGTTTGCCTTTTGTCTCTCAGAAGGATAATAAATGTCACAAAATGTGAAATGGGAGAAAACATACACTGAAGATATAGAAAGTATAGTGctcttatattataaatgcccaaataattaCGAAATTATTGAGGTAATGGATACAAGTTATATATctttgaaaactagaagaaatgagcttccagatgagacaagaacattatttcttaaattttgaagaaatctgaatTTCTAGAGTTGGAGTGACAAAGTTCCAGGACATGACATGACCTTATAGTCTACTTCTCAACATTCCtctcattttcatatttcttcaatTCTATTACTCATGACATGCATGTTCAATTCCTTTCGGTTCTCATTTCTTGCTTTATCCAATTTTGAACACTATTCTCTGAAATGTAATTTcctttatgtgtattttatttatagacaTCAGGTTTCAGgtaaaaatctattttatttcTGAAGATTCGTATTAAGTTGTATTAATATGTTTCATGGGTCGTTGTaagcagggctgggcaaaatactgacatccaagtatttcaaatacaaatatttcaaataactgtatttgaaatacaaatacaaaatactttaaaaaaattaactaaaatacatttgtatttcaaatacccaaaatacatttctatttcaaatactcgataaaatatataggcctaaagaaataagaatattactgaaaatctaaaatattatattaacattcaaagtacttttgtgcgagatcgtgcgtatttgcttgttttccgcatagaaccaatacgcggtaagtgtgaaataccacattcagtattcccaacctaacacacataacaatttccctcttcttaccgcttaagcgcgacattcattttactgctttaggcttttaacatattatttttagagacgtttaacatagtaataattataaattggaaacttaccactgcaatttcacctaaattgcactgttaattattgtttttaaatatttgcaaaaattaagtaaagtctactactccacgaaagctattgtattcctgatacaagtaacattaaggaagccgtgaaaaaatcaacaagactccagatgccgatgttattactgcaatatgttatataaataatattgttaaaatattaaaatgaaaaataaatcattacataaccttaccgtttgttttaagttcgcatttatagactgggggaaaaaaaaggcagacttatatcacggcctgctggagtatagatatttttgttttctaaagttgccgtcattaaacagaaaccaagatggagatttcattgcaaccaattagaaattcatctttcaggtatgtaataaatgatcttcgcacaaaataatgtatgatacacgagcggtatgtttgttttcatgttctcggaaattaaaaaagctcacctatgtttcgctttttcaatcttttcctcgaacatgaaaacgtcaacataccgctcttgtaacgcatattactattacctcgaagttttacataaacactgtaactgaacttcttcattttcccagtcagcaatgaaattatgctacatatgaataattactgctccctttcaaaataaccagttcctcaaatgttcataagataaggatccccttgcttgtgaatgaataaatcctgcaaaacagaacagtctttttAAAGGcgtagaggaacacaaacttgtattatatttataaaagcttgtttcactgttgggtaattctctagagtgcacagggttgtccctttgccattgaagaattgtatgagctcatactccgcagtagacaagttcttttctttttgcttttcaaagtctgttttacttgagttgaaaacataaaaattgttttcatcatcttcatcgtctgaactgaccaaagatgtagcagacaactgctcagctgatttcacacacatattctgtgtcctcttcttatcactTAGTGAGGaaatgtcaggtagccatctcatcttcaatgatgggtggagcaagctgccaaaatagctcaatttgcttctggggtcagatcaaacatcactttaaatcttgatgaaagcgaacttattaggattggacttacttggaatagatggcgtagattactaggtaACAGAATACGTAATCtgtttttaagagaaattaatgtggacaaaagttggccgtaatagcataTCTTCTCATTTGCATTAAATtaagggctacggcaatgggtttcagaactgcacaatattccccaaggtactgaaactcaacatctttgaaggttggcaatcccagtttttcacatatactgtttatatcatgtttgaattgcaatatttgagagattgagctataaagagaattccatcgagttgggcaaggaaactttaatgaatatttcaagacatctgatataatttctgagtatttgagtctcctagacgcattccataatgctaaacatttagcaagtgttgggtgatggatccttgatgctgttggagatttctttatggcgttaaggaaatcagttgtggcaagaaaaccaagtgtatggctagcacagctgaaatgggtaggcaataAGACAAAAATTCATTCTTGAAATCGAATCCCAAAacttgaagaacaagaagaagaaaaaagtattttgagtatttgaaatacaaaatacatcaattttatgtatttaaatacaaaatactttccgaaatccttacaaattacaaaatacaaatgtatttcaaatactgcccagccctggttgTAAGTAATAGTGCTAATTTTATCAGGCCTAAAAATTACTAatttgatgttgttgttgttttctaatgccaggcgtctgACATtaaagtcatttggcctcttgcactccaatatttttcaaagatattatcatggtcagccactgaaccTATTTTAgcctattttaatttaaattatcaataatacaagttttgtttctttttttataacaATGACAATCAACTAGTTTCATTCTGATGAAGTAACAGGCATTATTTCCTCTCTGGAAGATGAAACAACTTGGATCTTCTGTGCTAAGGGTCTTCTTAAAAATGACTCCACATTTTTTTGGGCAACCTCTCATCAATCAATCCTGGAATCAGGTTCTGGAGAAACAACATAACTAATGAaaaacaattaacactaatttctGCCTCATCTACAAACTCACCTGAAGGCAGGGCAAGAAGTTGCTCCCCTCCTGGGCTAGGTTCTTTGTCCGTTTTTCTCTCAAACATTGCCCTTTGTCGGGCTGTCATCAGTTTTGGATCTTTCGGTTTGATTTTCTTCAGTTCATCATCCACCTGAAATACATATTCCATATGCACTGTAATGATTTATGTTCTACgcaagaaagaagagaaagatttagtgtaacaaatcaataaattggctaccgaaaaaaaaaaatacacaacagtTCGTACTTATCAaacatggaaataaaaaaaaaagactttcagatcaagataattaaatttcagcaaaaattagaaatgTCAAATAACCAAGATAAATAAAGTAAACAGGTATAAAGTGTACTGCACTTTGACAGTTACAATACTACTGTATTTAAAGAATACTTGGTTTCATCCCTATCCATAAGAAATGTGTTTTCCATATAAAATACTTCATCTGTTGGACAATAAACAAGAGTTGGTTAAGTTGGAAAGCATTCTCTATACGAGGCCTaagaccagcctcatgggctagtggtcagagcttctgactacagttcatgaggtcccgggttcgatttccggttacaaaacaaaaatttttccttaaagggaaatgtttctgtgttcatcATTGTCTGAAAATTAAGTTAggcttagatttaagacctctcctggcacttcataatcatcctatcataatatcattgggataatgtaactctgcctttcaagtgccccaaactcagaagtgggttacaaataagccattgccaggagagaccagttATGTCAAAAAATGACAGCCTGGTGgcattggaaagaaaaaaaaatactaggccTAATCACATTTGCCAACTATGCCCACTGCATTCAAACTAAATTTCCATgtgatttctttctttccttgccAAGTGATTTCAGAATACTGTGTGGGTTCCTTTCCTTTCTGAGTTTTCCTTACAAATCTGTTTAACGGTTACAGATTCTACCTTAGTGCACACGtaactttttctttagttttaatgtaaCACTAAAGTACTTTGAAACAAAGTATTGTAATTCAACTCATTATGTTCTGTAATGAAAGATGACATTAAAGATTGCATTGTTAACTAAGAAGCTAGCAATTTCTTTACCTAGGTACGAACTGAGAACAACTGAAGCTCTAACCTCTTCCAATTTCCCAGATTCGATTGCATCCAACCATCTTTCCTCTTCACTAGAAGTCCCACTGTCTTTTCCTTTgccctttttcttttttgatgTTTTTGGAGAAGAACCCACTTGGCCAGATTTTTCCATTGTTTTAGCAGGAGATGCCTTTTCCTTTGCTTTATCATTAGAACCAGGCTGACCTGCACTAAAGAGAACACAGTGATTTACAATATAACACTCCCTGTTACATTATCAAGGACTACTTGTATGATCACAAATTTAgttaataaagttatttagaaaaTACCAATTAAAAAGCCCTAAAATGGTGTATAAAGGAAGATCACTGAAATTCCCGTATTTCTTGAAAAGTTTTTAATATAGTCAGAAGCTAGGTAGATACTGACCAAACTTAACTTGGGAAAAGAGGGAAGGGCACCATACAGGGGCAACAGcaaattgacattattctattttatattcatttaacaaTTACTTAATATTAATGAACGCATTTTCTTACGTAGAGAGGGTAGTTTTGAGATGCTATATTGTAATATCGTACTAGGTTATGTTATAGTACTGAGGTTATTACGATAAGAGCTTTTGTAAGAGTGTATATGAGAGAAAGGTTAGGGTTTTATTAAGGGTGTTTATTAGCGGAAGTTGGTGTTGAGTGATGAAGTGAAGCATTTTTCATTATAAGAGGTAAGTTATTGTAATGTTTGATATAGCATGTGACGTGATGATTGAATTGTCGCCAGAGTTCTACTTCTCTATTAATTTCAAGAGTTGATTTTGTAACTCTTCTCGTAACCTATTAGTTAGGGCTATGGAGTACGGAAGTGAAGGTTAGTGGTTCTCGACATCGATAAGGTACGTAAGTACAATTGTGTGTTAATAATACTGTTGATATGTAAAGTATAATGTAGAAATAAGATGAAATAGGTAATAGGAGTAGAGAAGTAGATTACgaaaaaaatgaggaaaagaGTGAAAGAATGAGGGAGAGAAACAATAAGAGAAAGGAATGGAAGGAAAGAATCTACAGCATTCagttatattatttcttttttcgaaaatgggctattgtaatacaatacaatattctaCCTAAGAACTATGATTATGAACTAGGCCTATGTGATTAACAGAATACGGACATAAAAAAAGAGCCTACTAATACTAAAGGCTACCAATCAATTAGAgcaaaatatttacacatttcaATCCCTTCATTTTTCACGTTTAATTTCAAACACAATTTACTCATTTAAAACAGTTCAATTAAGAgggatttacttactttttatctCCTGCTTCCTtcccaaattttatttttaacttaagcGATGGCTTACTTGTGTCACCATCATCAAATGACAGGTCCTGCGAACCTTCACTTTCTTCCAGTAACTTCTTCTTTTTAtgctttttgtgtttgtgttttttgtgtttcttCTGTAGTGGCAATTCATTTGTATctgaaataaatattaccttgCGGTAAACTTATATTGAAACGAACTTGTTACCGGTACACTATAAACTACTGTCCACActaactaataaaaatacaaagcACACTATCACGGAAGATAGGTAGAACAGGGAAAACTATATTGTACGGTTTCCTCAATGCTAACAATTTATCTTAAAAGACTATAACAGCAGTTTGTTCTGTTTGTCGATTGCGCATCAACACGCTTATGAAAAGGCACTAGGATTCAGTGtcaatttatttttgtacataaGATAAGAAAGGAATTTTTGGTGtagagaggaaggaaggaaggaatgaatccGTAAACTTAAGTTTTCTTAGTATAATCAACCACTACACCGAAATTGTGCCCTTACATTATCAAACAGTGCACGCCAATATTTACTAATTGatattaaacttaaaatatttctcTGATGACAGGCTCTGTGAACTTCGCAAGGTTCTAACTTCAACCACATAGCTCCTATTTTCAAAGCCATATATACGCCAAAAGGCACAATAATACTATAAAGAACGTTAACAATAATAATCCTATAGTCCCACATTATAGCTACTTTATAAAACAAGATAACTGCATacatataattaaaaagaaagtacGCCTAGAACTTTTTAGAAATTCGACTTACCAACATTAAGTTCATCGTCTGTACTCGTATCTTTACGTTTgcccattattttaatattagtcaCAGTGAAGATATGTGGAGATCAACATATATCTGtattaaaatgttactatttGTTGTATTTGATGTATTATTAACTTAAAACGCTTTGCCAATTCGTTGTCAACGACATACTCAATTTCAATGTCGTCATCGCCAGGAAGctaaacagtgttgccaacccattgtaaaaaaaaaaagttgtttttttttacataattatttatataactaatttcccttcattattttgctgtaaAAAATCTTGTCTCTGGTAAAAATAGCTCGTAAATTCAATCTGTCAACACAGACGTACTCAATTTCAGGTATAACGTCTTTGATTTCGGGGTTGCCAGGAGGCTAAACAGTGTCgccaacttacttacaaatggcttttaaggaacccgaaggttcattgccgccctcacataagcccgccatcggtccctatcctgtgcaagattaatccagtctctatcatcataccccacttccctcaaatccattttaatattatcctcccatctacgtctcggcctccctaaaggtatttttccctccggtctcccaactaacactctatattcatttctggattcgcccatacgtgctacatgccctgcccatctcaaacgtctggattttaagttcctaattatgtcaggtgaagaatacagtgttgCCAACGCATTGTGAAAAAAcatgctataaaaataaaaaaaaaatacataattatttacataactaCGAAACCTTCCTTCATCATTTTGCTGCAAAAATAGCTCGTAAATTGAATCTTTGAAAGATCTGTGTGGTTGATTCATTAACTGGTTCAATTTTTATAATAAGCAGACAATGTTGAAGATGATAAATTATACCGCATGTTCCTTAATCCTGGGTGCGAATGTTTTCTCTGTGGAGTGGGGAACATTAAAACTTTAATTgtcgataaaaaaaaatactgtccgTAATAATTAACGATGTTGGCAGATTTGCATTGTTGTCACGTTCAACTTACATTTAAAGAAAGattcattatgtgttgcattaataaaatatgaaatatggatAGTATAAATAAGGCACCTGAAGAGGATAAATGTCCCTGGTGGGGGCAAATTAATATCTTTTCAGCAGGGGACACCAGATTCTCCAGGAGGAAGAAGGGATCTTTGGCATTCCCCCAGTCAATTCTCATCAtgctttaatttatataaatcctcctcctcctcctcctttgtACACAGGAGACCTAAAGACTtagaggcttattgtgcttaccattcctattcttgtgaatgattggatagctgaacggccgcgctcttcaacaagtacagcacaccacaccatgaacttaacctgggctattgtatggatgatgatgatgatgatatgtgaattaatgatggcgaaataagtccgaggtccaatactgaaaattacccagcaattcagcTTCAGTTGGTTAAGGGAAAATACTGGGAAAAAAAAACCCAGTCAGGTAATTttccccaaccagaatttgaacctgggcctgctCATTTTATAGTCTAACCTATGACATATTCTATCTtgaataatgatataaataagaAACTACAAAGATGCCAATCAACAAATAGAGCCATtagaagaacaaagggaaaatGTAGACAAGAGACTCTGTTACATTTCTATGAACTACTCTCTAGACCAACACTCTTATATGATAGTGAATCATGAactgtgaaaataaaagaaactaaaatagaagtcactgaaatgaaattcctttgGAGTGTTTATGGTTAcacaaaaattgataaaataagaaatgaaatataatggAGTTTCtaagtattttttaataaatgataaaataaaagaaaataagacTAAAATGGATAGAACATGTTCACTGAATGAAGGTCTAAAGAAATACTTTTTTTATAAACTAAGATGGAGAAGGAATATCGGTAGACTTGTTCGAAGTTG
It encodes:
- the LOC138702971 gene encoding INO80 complex subunit B encodes the protein MGKRKDTSTDDELNVDTNELPLQKKHKKHKHKKHKKKKLLEESEGSQDLSFDDGDTSKPSLKLKIKFGKEAGDKNAGQPGSNDKAKEKASPAKTMEKSGQVGSSPKTSKKKKGKGKDSGTSSEEERWLDAIESGKLEEVDDELKKIKPKDPKLMTARQRAMFERKTDKEPSPGGEQLLALPSGYKEKVMTAEAIQKAALKSQKRKQLADEKREKDKKKTMERLLKKQESKAGKSSNRSRSARKQVPRVTYCNTVDGISISLPPSVEFPLQPQTSVGKPLPVPVQCGVEGCTNMKKYCCSETGMPLCSLECYRKNISSLEYSSRGN